A DNA window from Besnoitia besnoiti strain Bb-Ger1 chromosome Unknown contig00216, whole genome shotgun sequence contains the following coding sequences:
- a CDS encoding putative apocytochrome b (encoded by transcript BESB_042400), translating to MPTSSIMLSKSKERLETVCSLSTILSNWLIFLQTAFGLIELSHPDNSIPVNRFVTPLHIVPEWYFLAYYAVLKVIPSKTGGLLVFMLSTCQ from the exons atgcctacaagctctataatgctaagcaaatctaaag aacgtctggagacagtttgttccctatctaccatattatctaattggttaattttcttacaaacggcttttggtttgattgaattatcgcacccagataactccataccagtgaaccggtttgtaactccgcttcatatcgtacctgaatggtactttttagcatattatgcggtgttaaaagtaatcccatccaaaaccggtggtttgttagtatttatgttatcaacatgtcaatga